From Besnoitia besnoiti strain Bb-Ger1 chromosome X, whole genome shotgun sequence, one genomic window encodes:
- a CDS encoding hypothetical protein (encoded by transcript BESB_017450): MGSRSRNGETQHFPTDNLHCNRLLLRLRLLRVPLSPPSSSLVTQSRTPSLRCEGGEQKGAAIVVLLPQPQPQSTLRLRSQHLSLLRPPCLSLLPSIYLFLLPEAPGSLVGEARLRRRADSETDARHEEEGSRPARKGSEGVGEPAVRPGGASAGNEEAAHVSDAGHSASAFAGTHQNEGKDAEARSADFALRKTRRPSSSWTFSPLTPPLFASASDTEEGNERGDGEDGRKELEAEPDKDLREQSDRAKEDGGAKGDEEGTNGGARVPPAFGAWKPLPPLSSAASPPAGWRASSREARESSDPSTPSSLSPRSRRLLLLGSPIPAAALSPSQACSLAVSSTKGFPVFWRRVGRDEEGGFREADVLGRILTPHTLSSFFRPIASDSQSASECGVSVGASPLVETPVRQLSRASDEKEAQGDKGLGAAEAQGRERNDVDSETGTRRLAGGNAGGCGLAYDFVPPNTASRGKGERPQRAKEETTTER, encoded by the coding sequence ATGGGTTCGCGAAGCAGGAacggagagacgcagcactTCCCGACAGACAATCTGCATTGCAATcggctccttcttcgccttcgccttttgCGAGTgcctctttctccgccgAGTTCCTCTCTCGTGACGCAGTCGCGGACCCCCTCCCTCCGTTGCGAAGGGGGAGAGCAGAAAGGGGCAGCCATTGTTGTTCTTCTGCCTCAGCCGCAGCCTCAGTCAACGCTGCGTTTGAGGTCGCAGCACctgtcgctgcttcgccctccctgcctctctctccttccttcgATAtatctttttcttctgccgGAGGCGCCTGGTTCGCTGGTgggagaggcgcgtctgAGACGCAGGGCAGACAGTGAGACAGACGCAAGGCatgaagaggaaggaagccGTCCCGCGCGaaaaggaagcgaaggcgtgGGCGAGCCTGCGGTGAGGCCcggaggcgcttctgcgggAAATGAAGAGGCGGCTCACGTCTCTGACGCAGGGCACAGTGCCAGCGCGTTCGCGGGGACGCACCAGAACGAAGGaaaggacgcggaggctAGAAGCGCAGACTTTGCGTTGAGGAAAACTCGGCGcccgtcttcttcctggacgttctctcctctcacgccgccgctgttcgcctccgcttcagacacagaggaaggaaacgaaaggggcgacggcgaagacggcagaAAAGAACTCGAGGCGGAACCCGACAAAGACCTGCGGGAGCAGAGTGACCGAGCGAAAGAAGACGGAGGCGCGaagggagacgaggaaggaacCAACGGAGGAGCTCGTGTGCCCCCTGCCTTCGGTGCGTGGAagcctcttccgccgctctcttccgcggcctctccacccgcaggctggcgcgcctcttcgcgtgAAGCGCGTGAATCTTCGGACCCGTCCActccgtcctctctctctccgcgttcgcggcggctgtTGCTTCTTGGAAGCCCGAttcctgcggcggcgctgtctcCCTCTCAGGCTTGCAGTCTCGCTGTGAGCAGCACGAAGGGCTTTCCAGTCTTCTGGCGGCGCGTGGGGAGAGATGAAGAGGGCGGATTTCGCGAGGCAGACGTGCTAGGGCGCATTCTCACACCGCATAcgctctcctccttcttccgtCCAATTGCGTCCGACTCGCAAAGCGCGAGTGAGTGCGGCGTGAGCGTGGGAGCGAGTCCTCTGGTGGAGACCCCAGTCCGGCAACTCTCGCGCGCCAGTGACGAAAAGGAGGCACAAGGAGACAAAGGGCTAGGAGCCGCCGAGGCAcagggcagagagagaaacgacGTCGACTCAGAAACCGGCACGAGAAGGCTTGCCGGCGGAAAcgctggaggctgcggacTTGCTTACGACTTTGTGCCTCCGAACACCGCGTCGCGAGGAAAAGGAGAAAgaccgcagagagcgaaggaagaaacgacgacggagaggtag
- a CDS encoding putative E3 ubiquitin-protein ligase (encoded by transcript BESB_017420) codes for MASSSQADSPSLARLGSQLNWGLYEQFLVIELNPTEGAISALTLDAKLRASTSGSPSSSPGAARALADRLCAFPPEKLSAAETDAVEQSLPSLRDCSPYQKLRAAREFLLTEAQYKDSALAEGDKEKWKPIIDFFGSLYALSSNFLLAPARKRRGARRAVQVPQAPFAHGSAEAKRENGRDSPAPSSQQSPVPSPAPSPFSALSAGPPAGSPASASPRRAEESDTRTKSENALARVEKVKRKTDVDLKRVREFYAALQTAGRAAASKGYEPLGEILEKIRVFCDDLQNRVDKLIYPCQLRFALVLLECPFFEEDGNLAALVELARTISMLSDAAKDTLVNWYEKIPAAYVRAHVVNVQQLITLRLLSFPDINTLRDAFAAPLRHALHTLHIFYVATNRRQERQRRALCAAAVSPAEVEPTALAVAEVRGALDGGGDEERLTSTGSAGGGKKRAPRVEYPTEKRTRKDGSGEAEEGDAEREESDAEDGDGESDAEDGDEAPLGYEEFQNDAVNTQQQLLRYEFAQWLDWRGRAASASASPTSLSPEEARHDRDAQSGEELQDDRRRPRESEDEPSEEKEASKPEDARAEAVVATPASADSAAAGAASSASSSQRSGKTTSSTALSLHLYLPSRETYAQETDFALLQHPFVVDAANKSAALKRQAAVQQLNQARRVEMDAIFSLFTGQGAVDSNPFLDIVVRREHIVQDTLLEIDRRSRIPNALKKALRVRFAGEDGVDEGGVKKEFFQLLVQELFSPGYDMFLHCEDSHLCWFNPVSTEEMSNFRLIGVIFGLAIYNGVLLGISFPSVIFRKLLGWTASSLEDLEELHPSIARSLRVLLGASAETVEAMALTFSVELDCYGDRVELPLGEHAVTDEVTIENREEYVRLYVDHVLNKSIEAQYRAFHQGFHSCVHEATISLFRPEELQRVILGSEEELDFEKLRTATSYQDGYTAESQTVQDFWAVADALDSAQKKKLLMFVTGSDRVPIKGLSSLRFVIGRNGSDTDRLPTAHTCFNYLLLPDYQNREKLQKLLQIAIENCQGFGLR; via the exons ATGGCGAGCTCTTCACAGGCAGATTCTCCTTCACTAGCCCGCCTAGGGTCGCAGTTGAACTGGGGGTTGTACGAACAGTTCCTCGTGATTGAATTAAATCCCACAGAAG GTGCCATTTCCGCTCTCACGCTGGACGCAAAGCTTCGCGCCTCCACGTCTGGGTcgccctcttcctctcctggcgcagcgcgcgcgctggcggatCGCCTGTGTGCATTTCCTCCTGAGAAactgtctgcggcggagaccgacgCTGTAGAGCAGAGTCTCCCTTCGCTGCGCGACTGTTCGCCCTACCAAAAACTGCGGGCAGCCCGCGAGTTCCTGCTCACCGAGGCGCAGTACAAGGACAGCGCCCTAGCCGAAGGAGACAAAGAAAAATGGAAACCTATCATCG aCTTCTTCGGCAGCCTGTACGCGCTGAGCAGCAACTTCCTCCTGGCGCCagcgcggaagcgccgcggcgcgcgtcgcgctgtgCAAGTTCCTCAGGCTCCTTTTGCGCACGggtcggcggaggcgaagcgggaGAACGGCCGAgactcgccggcgccttcgtcgcagCAGTCGCCTGTGCCGTCGCCAGCcccgtcgcccttctccgcgctgtCAGCCGGGCCTCCGGCGGGATCGCccgcttccgcttcgccgcggcgcgcggaggagagcgacacCCGCACCAAGAGCGAAAAcgcactcgcgcgcgtggaAAAGGTGAAGCGTAAAACAGACGTAGATTTGAAGAGGGTCAGGGAGTTCTACGCCGCGCTCCAAACCGCCGGCAGGGCCGCAGCGA GCAAGGGCTACGAGCCTCTGGGAGAGATTCTAGAAAAAattcgcgtcttctgcgacGACTTACAGAACCGCGTAGACAAGCTGATTTACCCCTGCCAACTGCGCTTTGCGCTTGTCCTGCTTG AGTGCCCTTTTttcgaagaagacggcaACCTTGCCGCCCTCGTTGAACTCGCGCGGACTATCAGCATGCTCAGTGACGCGGCGAAAGACACTCTGGTCAACTG GTACGAGAAGATTCCGGCGGCTTATGTCCGTGCTCACGTCGTGAACGTGCAGCAACTCATCACGC ttcgtcttctctctttcccCGACATCAACACGCTGCGGgacgcgttcgcggcgccactgcgccacgcgctgcacacgctgcATATCTTTTACGTCGCGACAAACCGCCGGcaggagcgccagcggcgcgcgctctgTGCAGCGGCCGTGTCTCCGGCTGAGGTGGAGCCCACggccctcgcggtcgcggaggtTCGTGGCGCGcttgacggcggcggcgacgaggagcggCTGACATCGACAGGCTCAGCCGGAGGCGGCAAGAAGCGAGCGCCGAGAGTGGAGTATCCCACGGAGAAGCGCACGCGGAAGGATggaagcggcgaggcggaagaaggcgacgcagagagggaagagagcgacgcggaagacggcgacggagagagcgacgcggaagacggcgacgaggcgccgctcggcTACGAGGAGTTTCAGAACGACGCAGTCAatacgcagcagcagcttctgAGGTACGAGTTCGCGCAGTGGCTGGATTGGCGAGGGCGGGCTgccagcgcctctgcctcgcccacctctctctcccctgaggaggcgcgccacgaccgcgacgcgcagtctggcgaggagctgcaggacgacagacgcaggccgcgggagagcgaggacgagccctccgaggagaaagaggcctCGAAgccggaagacgcgcgcgcggaggcggtcGTGGCGACGCCAGCCTCTGCagactccgccgccgcgggtgcggcgtcttctgcgtcgtcttcgcagcgcagcgggaAGACAACGAGTTCAActgcgctgtctctgcaCTTGTACCTGCCCTCGCGGGAGACCTACGCGCAGGAGACCGACTTTGCGCTTCTACAGCATCCGTTCGTCGTGGACGCCGCGAACAAGTCTGCCGCACTCAAGCGACAAGCGGCGGTGCAGCAGCTCAACCAGGCGCGACGCGTGGAGATGGACGCGATCTTTAGCCTCTTCACGGGGCAGGGCGCCGTCGACAGTAACCCCTTCCTCGACATCGTCGTGCGCAGAGAGCATATCGTGCAGGACACTCTCCTCGAG ATTGACCGACGAAGCCGCATTCCGAATGCGCTCAAGAAggcgctccgcgtccgcttcgCTGGCGAGGACGGAGTCGACGAGGGCGGAGTGAAAAAGGAGTTTTTTCAGCTGCTCGTCCAGGAG CTTTTTAGCCCAGGCTACGACATGTTTCTCCACTGCGAAGACAGCCACCTGTGTTGGTTCAACCCTGTCTCGACAGAGGAGATGTCGAACTTTCGACTGATTGGCGTGATCTTTGGCCTGGCAATCTACAACGGCGTGCTTCTCGGCATCAGTTTCCCGTCCGTCATCTTCCGCAAGCTGCTCGGGTGgacggcgtcttcgctggaGGACTTGGAAGAGCTGCATCCTTCCATCGCGAG AAgtctgcgcgtgctgctaggcgcctccgcagagactGTGGAGGCGATGGCGCTGACCTTCTCCGTCGAACTGGATTGCTACGGCGACCGCGTCGAACTCCCACTCGGCGAGCACGCAGTCACCGACGAAGTCACGATCGAAAACAG AGAAGAGTATGTGCGCCTGTACGTTGACCACGTGTTGAACAAGTCGATCGAGGCGCAGTATCGCGCCTTCCATCAGGGCTTCCACAGCTGCGTACATGAGGCGACGATTTCGCTGTTTCGGCCTGAGGAGCTCCAGCGCGTGATCctcggcagcgaggaggaactgGACTTTGAAAAACTGAGAACG GCCACGTCCTACCAAGACGGGTACACAGCGGAGTCGCAGACTGTTCAGGACTTCTGGGCtgtcgcggacgcgctcgacagcgcccagaagaagaagctccTCATGTTTGTCACAG GCTCGGACCGCGTGCCGATTAAGGGACTGTCGAGTCTCAGGTTCGTCATTGGACGGAATGGATCTGACACCGATCG ACTTCCGACGGCGCATACGTGCTTCAATTACCTTCTGCTTCCCGACTACCAAAACCGCGAGAAGCTGCaaaagctgctgcagattGCCATCGAAAACTGTCAGGGATTCGGCCTCAGGTAG
- a CDS encoding transporter, solute:sodium symporter (SSS) family protein (encoded by transcript BESB_017440), which translates to MVYITLPVAYTLLYVTVVSFAAVVVVLQSCSNGRLVETVRESLFHPSEELLSSRGQHGWVSLMLSLVASFMGNWVLFLPLDAGAYYGWPGITGYAIASCLPYVVLLWFAPLVKRMTLTEGFAGTDYLVSRYGRTVQVGATLVSLCFMFVCLSMELTTVGITMRAVTGGAFPVFAAVIPIALVTLAYTTYGGLRASIMTDVYQGGLIVGLLVPLLVTVCLTGKKGVEELGGAATEAFSTPLSRQYIAGAVLIVSIWPTFLFDQGIWQRVWAGKSVRDVRIALGGAGALAFVCVFLSGAMGIVCREEALAYAQQQNEENVSVFAYLAQTLPAAWVGVLTVLAVTCVSSSVDTFQTALASVFAQDLIRKQLSFNWARVLIVCLNVPAILVAALQLDVLMLTMIANVMCVIGAGPLVASAWTKTNRVGMIGGFCLAFLAFLTCGWITTGDFVQGVAFIAPVDFSDVPYLVAFILVPLIGAVSTVGVSCLYTWFCARCLRPSKETSKVLSRHVEISDMLAASEQKMQSNVSSAVSLEKCVGDEQKVEDGGPTVFEIFPAADK; encoded by the coding sequence atGGTATACATTACGCTTCCGGTCGCGTACACGTTGTTGTACGTGACAGTGGTCTCTTTTGCAGCGGTTGTAGTGGTGCTTCAGAGTTGTTCCAATGGGCGCCTCGTGGAGACAGTGAGGGAGAGCCTGTTCCATCCCAGCGAAGAGTTGCTTTCTTCGCGGGGTCAGCACGGCTGGGTGTCGCTCATGCTCTCGCTCGTGGCGTCGTTCATGGGTAACTGGGTTCTGTTTCTGCCTTTGGACGCCGGCGCGTATTACGGGTGGCCAGGCATCACTGGCTACGCCATCGCCAGTTGTCTTCCCTATGTGGTGCTGCTCTGGTTTGCCCCGTTAGTTAAGAGGATGACTTTGACAGAGGGATTCGCAGGGACGGACTACCTCGTCTCGCGTTACGGCCGCACGGTGCAGGTGGGCGCGACGCTCGTTTCTCTTTGTTTCATGTTTGTCTGCCTGTCCATGGAACTTACTACAGTTGGAATCACCATGAGAGCCGTGACGGGCGGCGCGTTCCCCGTTTTCGCGGCGGTCATACCTATCGCGCTCGTGACACTCGCCTACACGACCTACGGCGGTCTGCGAGCCTCGATCATGACTGACGTGTACCAGGGAGGCCTTATTGTCGGCTTGCTGGTGCCGCTTCTGGTAACCGTGTGCCTCACAGGGAAGAAGGGTGTGGAGGAACTggggggcgcggcgactgAGGCGTTCTCGACGCCGCTTTCCAGGCAGTACATTGCTGGAGCCGTGCTAATCGTCAGTATCTGGCCAACGTTTCTGTTTGATCAAGGCATTTGGCAGCGCGTGTGGGCGGGGAAGTCTGTGAGGGACGTGCGAATCGCGTTGGGTGGGGCCGGGGCGTTGGCGTTTGTCTGCGTCTTTTTGTCCGGGGCCATGGGAATCGTCTGCCGGGAGGAGGCACTGGCCTATGCGCAGCAgcaaaacgaagaaaacgtGAGTGTTTTTGCGTATctcgcgcagacgcttcCGGCCGCGTGGGTCGGCGTGCTTACTGTCCTGGCAGTGACATGTGTGTCGTCATCAGTCGACACGTTTCAAACGGCGCTCGCGTCCGTTTTCGCCCAGGATCTCATTCGGAAACAACTTTCCTTCAACTGGGCACGCGTGTTAATCGTCTGCTTGAACGTGCCCGCAatcctcgtcgccgcactTCAGCTGGACGTTCTCATGCTCACAATGATCGCCAACGTCATGTGTGTCATCGGCGCCGGGCCACTCGTTGCCAGCGCGTGGACGAAGACAAACCGAGTGGGAATGATTGGAGGATTTTGCCTTGCCTTCCTCGCATTCCTTACCTGTGGATGGATTACGACAGGCGATTTTGTACAAGGTGTCGCGTTCATTGCGCCGGTGGACTTCTCCGACGTGCCCTACCTTGTTGCTTTCATTCTCGTTCCTCTCATCGGCGCGGTGTCAACTGTCGGCGTGAGCTGTCTGTACACCTGGTTTTGTgcgcgctgccttcggcCAAGCAAGGAAACAAGTAAAGTGCTGTCGCGCCACGTGGAAATCAGCGACATGTTGGCTGCATCAGAACAGAAAATGCAGTCGAACGTGAGCAGCGCAGTCTCCTTAGAGAAGTGCGTCGGCGATGAGCAAAAAGTCGAAGACGGCGGACCAACGGTGTTCGAGATTTTTCCGGCAGCCGACAAGTAG
- a CDS encoding Der1ER1 (encoded by transcript BESB_017430), giving the protein MDPLPHGVGSGGGYPSNGPEAWFYSLPPVTRAVSSDLENNAVFVQASKGAYLYFIVLQSLCLDFISLLFFWPTGLHLLGGSLLFAVLYYWSRRESYTPVSIYFLTVQGHQLPFVLLLLHLLMGKDLWSDAIGLLSGHIYYFFREILPAQGGADLLSDTPKIFDRLVEKFSNRPDAGRRAAARRTGVAPPAGGGPGAPGGPGGAAGAAVFGRVQALVPQALRRLRDAATA; this is encoded by the exons ATGGACCCTCTTCCACATGGGGTGGGCAGCGGGGGTGGTTACCCGTCGAATGGCCCGGAGGCTTGGTTCTATTCCCTTCCGCCAGTGACCCGAGCG GTCAGTTCCGACCTGGAGAACAACGCTGTCTTCGTGCAGGCCAGCAAAGGAGCGTATCTCTACTTCATCGTACTACAGAGCCTCTGCCTGGACTTTATCTCTTTGCTCTTCTTCTGGCCCACTG GCCTCCACCTTCTAGGTGGTTCCCTCCTGTTCGCCGTACTGTATTACTGGAGCCGACGCGAGTCATACACTCCAGTGTCGATATACTTTCTGACCGTTCAAGGTCACCAGCTGCCGTTTGTTCTGCTGCTTTTGCATCTTCTTATGGGGAAAGACCTTTGGTCTGACGCCATTGGCCTTCTGTCTGGTCACATCTACTACTTCTTTCGAGAAATTCTGCCCGCCCAAG GGGGCGCCGACTTGCTCAGCGACACACCAAAAATCTTCGACAGACTAGTGGAGAAGTTTTCAAACCGCCCGGATGCCGGCCGACGAGCAGCAGCCAGGCGTACTGGAGTCGCACCTCCGGCTGGAGGCGGCCCGGGTGCCCCGGGTGGCCCCGGGGGGGCAGCTGGGGCAGCGGTATTCGGCCGCGTCCAGGCACTGGTTCCACAGGCACTCAGGCGTTTACGGGACGCGGCTACCGCATGA